A genome region from Sciurus carolinensis chromosome 19, mSciCar1.2, whole genome shotgun sequence includes the following:
- the Lsm3 gene encoding U6 snRNA-associated Sm-like protein LSm3 yields the protein MADDVDQQQTTNTVEEPLDLIRLSLDERIYVKMRNDRELRGRLHAYDQHLNMILGDVEETVTTIEIDEETYEEIYKSTKRNIPMLFVRGDGVVLVAPPLRVG from the exons ATGGCGGACGACGTGGACCAA CAACAGACTACCAATACTGTCGAGGAGCCCCTGGATCTCATCAGGCTCAGCCTGGATGAGCGCATTTACGTGAAGATGAGAAATGACCGGGAGCTTCGCGGCAGATTACAC GCTTATGATCAACACTTGAACATGATCCTGGGCGATGTGGAAGAAACTGTGACGACTATAGAAATCGATGAAGAGACTTACGAAGAGATATATAAA TCGACCAAGCGGAATATTCCGATGCTCTTCGTCCGGGGAGACGGGGTGGTGCTCGTGGCCCCTCCGCTGAGAGTCGGCTGA